The following proteins are encoded in a genomic region of Bradyrhizobium sp. SK17:
- a CDS encoding aa3-type cytochrome c oxidase subunit IV, translated as MADHSEVAYTTADGNDYVAHEQTYEGFIKLVKYGSIAVAIILILMAYFLV; from the coding sequence ATGGCAGACCATAGCGAAGTGGCCTACACGACCGCCGACGGCAACGATTACGTGGCGCACGAGCAGACCTATGAAGGGTTTATCAAGCTCGTCAAATACGGCAGCATCGCCGTTGCCATCATCCTCATCCTGATGGCCTACTTCCTGGTCTGA
- a CDS encoding M3 family oligoendopeptidase, with the protein MTSRSKSAPNKSALSKAALRKESALRKTAAQRKSSGGPAAKKAAGKTGKLPEWNLADLYSGIDAPEVARDLQKMDADCVAFETDYKGKLAENTARDGGGKWLAEAVRRYEAIDDLAGRLGSYAGLVHAGDSVDPAISKFYGDVSERLTAASVHLLFFALELNRVDDDVIERAMAEPTLGHYRPWIEDLRKDKPYQLEDRVEQLFHEKAQSGYAAWNRLFDQTISALRFRVVGKELAIEPTLNLLQDKAGEKRKAAAQALAKTFKDNERSFALITNTLAKDKEISDRWRGFQDVADSRHLNNRVEREVVDALVASVRAAYPKLSHRYYALKAGWFKKKKLPHWDRNAPLPFAATGTIDWPEARNMVLSAYRGFSPRMAEIAERFFVDRWIDAPVRPGKAPGAFSHPTTPSAHPYVLMNYQGKPRDVMTLAHELGHGVHQVLAAKNGALMAPTPLTLAETASVFGEMLTFKRLLSQTKNAKQRQALLAGKVEDMINTVVRQIAFYSFERAVHTERKNGELTAERIGELWLSVQGESLGPAIEIKPGYETFWMYIPHFIHSPFYVYAYAFGDCLVNSLYAVYEHASEGFAERYLDMLAAGGTKHYSELLKPFGLDAKDPKFWDGGLSVIAGMIDELEEMG; encoded by the coding sequence ATGACCTCGCGCTCCAAATCCGCTCCGAACAAATCCGCTCTCAGCAAGGCCGCTCTCCGCAAGGAATCCGCGCTGCGCAAGACGGCCGCGCAACGCAAATCTTCAGGTGGCCCGGCGGCGAAGAAGGCCGCCGGCAAGACAGGCAAGCTCCCGGAATGGAATCTGGCAGATCTCTACTCCGGGATCGACGCGCCGGAAGTCGCACGCGATTTGCAGAAAATGGACGCCGATTGCGTCGCGTTTGAGACCGACTACAAGGGCAAACTGGCCGAAAATACCGCTCGCGATGGCGGCGGAAAGTGGCTCGCCGAGGCGGTCAGGCGCTACGAGGCGATCGACGACCTGGCCGGCAGGCTCGGCTCCTATGCCGGCCTCGTTCATGCCGGCGACAGCGTCGATCCCGCGATCTCGAAATTCTATGGCGACGTCTCCGAGCGGCTGACGGCGGCGTCGGTGCACCTCTTGTTCTTCGCGCTGGAGCTCAACCGCGTCGACGACGACGTGATCGAGCGCGCGATGGCCGAACCCACGCTCGGCCATTACCGGCCGTGGATCGAGGATCTGCGCAAGGACAAGCCGTACCAGCTCGAGGATCGCGTCGAGCAGCTGTTCCACGAAAAGGCGCAGAGCGGCTATGCCGCCTGGAACCGGCTGTTCGACCAGACCATCTCGGCCCTGCGCTTCAGGGTCGTGGGCAAGGAGCTCGCGATCGAGCCGACCCTGAACCTGTTGCAGGACAAGGCGGGGGAGAAGCGCAAGGCTGCGGCGCAGGCGCTCGCCAAGACCTTCAAGGACAATGAGCGCAGCTTTGCGCTGATCACCAACACGCTCGCCAAGGACAAGGAAATCTCCGACCGCTGGCGCGGCTTCCAGGATGTCGCGGACTCCCGCCATCTCAACAACCGGGTCGAGCGCGAGGTGGTCGATGCGCTGGTCGCCTCGGTGCGCGCCGCCTATCCCAAGCTGTCGCACCGCTATTACGCGCTGAAGGCCGGCTGGTTCAAAAAGAAGAAGCTGCCGCATTGGGACCGCAACGCGCCGCTGCCGTTCGCGGCGACCGGCACGATCGACTGGCCCGAGGCGCGCAACATGGTGCTGTCGGCCTATCGCGGCTTCTCACCCCGGATGGCCGAGATCGCGGAGCGCTTCTTCGTCGATCGCTGGATCGACGCGCCGGTCCGTCCCGGCAAGGCGCCCGGCGCGTTTTCGCATCCGACCACGCCGTCGGCGCATCCCTATGTGCTGATGAACTACCAGGGCAAGCCGCGCGACGTGATGACGCTGGCGCACGAGCTCGGCCACGGCGTGCATCAGGTGCTGGCGGCGAAGAACGGCGCGTTGATGGCGCCGACGCCGCTGACGCTGGCGGAAACCGCGAGCGTGTTCGGCGAGATGCTGACCTTCAAGCGGCTATTGTCGCAGACCAAGAACGCCAAGCAGCGCCAGGCGCTGCTCGCGGGCAAGGTCGAGGACATGATCAACACCGTGGTGCGGCAGATCGCGTTCTATTCATTCGAGCGCGCGGTTCATACCGAGCGCAAGAACGGCGAGCTCACCGCCGAGCGGATCGGCGAGCTTTGGCTCAGCGTGCAGGGCGAGAGCCTGGGGCCGGCGATCGAGATCAAGCCGGGCTACGAGACGTTCTGGATGTATATCCCGCACTTCATCCACTCGCCGTTCTACGTCTACGCCTATGCGTTTGGCGACTGCCTGGTGAACTCGCTCTACGCGGTCTATGAGCACGCTTCGGAAGGATTCGCCGAGCGCTATCTCGACATGCTCGCGGCCGGCGGCACCAAGCACTATTCCGAGCTGCTGAAGCCGTTCGGGCTCGACGCCAAGGACCCGAAATTCTGGGACGGCGGCCTGTCCGTCATCGCCGGCATGATCGACGAGCTGGAGGAGATGGGCTGA